A stretch of Lathyrus oleraceus cultivar Zhongwan6 chromosome 6, CAAS_Psat_ZW6_1.0, whole genome shotgun sequence DNA encodes these proteins:
- the LOC127091435 gene encoding 40S ribosomal protein S17 — protein sequence MGRVRTKTVKKSSRQVIERYYSRMTLDFHTNKKILEEVALIPTKRLRNKIAGFSTHLMKRIQKGPVRGISLKLQEEERERRMDFVPDVSAIRTDHIEVDKETLDMLAALGMSEIPGVVQVDPVAVQPIPFGRGAGAAGGPGGRRF from the coding sequence ATGGGTCGTGTCAGAACCAAAACCGTGAAGAAATCCTCGAGACAAGTCATCGAGCGTTACTACTCTCGAATGACCTTGGATTTCCACACCAACAAGAAAATCCTCGAGGAAGTCGCACTCATTCCAACCAAGAGGCTTCGCAACAAAATCGCTGGGTTTTCAACTCATTTGATGAAGAGGATTCAGAAGGGACCTGTTCGTGGAATCTCGTTGAAGCTACAAGAGGAGGAGCGTGAGAGGCGTATGGATTTCGTTCCTGATGTGTCTGCTATCAGGACTGATCACATTGAGGTTGATAAGGAGACGCTTGATATGCTTGCTGCTCTTGGGATGTCGGAGATTCCCGGTGTTGTGCAGGTCGATCCGGTCGCTGTTCAACCAATTCCGTTCGGCCGTGGTGCTGGAGCTGCTGGTGGACCTGGTGGAAGGAGGTTTTGA